The Synechocystis sp. PCC 6714 nucleotide sequence TTCTTTGCTCTGATTATCGGTATTATTGCGGGTCTGCGCGCCATGACTGCACCCGCTGCTATGAGTTGGGCGGCCTATTTGGGTTACCTCAATCTTGGTGAGGGCTGGCTCGCTTTTATGGGTTACCGCTTCACGCCATGGATTCTCACCGTACTGGCACTGGGCGAATTTGTGACAGATCAGCTACCTTTCACGCCCAGTCGCAAAGTACCGGTTCAGTTTGGGGCTCGCCTGGTCAGTGGTGCACTCTCGGGAGCCATGGTAGGGAGCGATGGCGGCACGCTCTGGGGTGGGTTGGTAGCAGGCATTGTCGGTGCGGTGATTGGCACGTTAGGTGGTTCAGCGGTGCGTTCTCGACTCGCCACTGCTTTTGGTCGTGACCTACCGGCGGCCCTGATCGAAGATGCCATCGCCATCATCGGCGCAATTGCAGTGCTGGGTATGTTGCGATGATTTGATTCAGTCCTTTGATGCCCTGATTATTGGTACCGCTCATCTTGCCCACCGCGCGTAGACTATGGTGTGATTGTGATGATCGCGGGGGTGATCGCCAATAAAGCTGGGGTTTGGGCTAATGGGGATGCGGAACGCCCTTGGGATTGGCGGAGAAAGAATAAGTAAGGATTGGTTGGCGATCGGAATATTGACGCATATACTCATTCAAATAGATTTTTTTGTACCCAGGTTTTGGCTGGCAATTCAGAAGGTACAGACAGAATTTTCTTCAAAGATTCCTCCATGTTATCTTTGCTAATAACAATTACCGTATTGTCTTCTTTAAGAAGTTGTCTATTTAAATCGTATTTAGAATTATTAGCATTTAAAACAAAATCATACATAATAGCTCTAGGAATTGAGTAGCTTAGAGCATAATTCATTGCGTATCTTGATCCGCTATCATTTCCCAAGCTATTTTCTGCATAACTAGCCGATAAAATAACACAATCACTAAACAATGCCTGTAAACGATTACGTTCGACATATCTACTATTCAACTGCTTCTTAGAATTAGCTTTTTCATAGTATTCGGAAATTAACAGTCCGTTTTTTTTGACAATTTCTTCCGCTAGCATTTCGTTGCTCTTAGGCAAAATACTGTTGATCGGGCTGGGAAGTATTGCTATGGTTTTACCATTAGACATAAGGGCCTCTTGATGTGCTACTGAGTCGCAGCCTAATGCAAGTCCACTTAAAATTGTAACGCCGTGATTTACAAGAGTGGAAACAACTTTTCTTTCAAATAATTCAGTATCTTTATCTGGATCAAGAAGTCCGATCACAGCAACATTTTTATTTTGTTTTTCCAAAAGACTTAAGTTGCCACGATAGAAAAGTACAATTGGCTTTTCACTATTTTTAACTACTCCCCGATGTAAAGGAAAGCTTAAATCTCCAATTGCCGTAACACCATCAACGACTCCTCGCAACTTCTCAAATTGACGACATATGATTTGTTTCCTTTCTTCAAATTCAGGAACCGATATCGTACATTCCTCTTTTATACTTTGATTTAATAAATTTACCAATTCATCGATAAGTTCATTGCCTTTGATGTTTTTTACAATCCAGGCTTTGCCAATACCTCTATAGGTTTTAGCAGTCAAAATATTCAGTACATTATCTGTAAATTGCATGATTTCAACCTTTATAAAACTCTTGCAACCGCATAGAAGATTACTGTATTTGTGCCCATCTCAATTAAGGCATTGATAACATCTTCATCTATGTTTACTCGTGGCGTATATATATCATCAATAAGCAAAATGTTCCGCCCTTCAACATTCGGTGAAATTTCACAGGTTTCTCGCGTAATTCCTGGGTATGGTAATGGCCCATCATTTATGTAATTAGGAATCGGGTTGCGAAGGTGTGTAGTCATAGTATTGACATTACGACGTATAAAGTCCGTTCCATCAACAAGCCCATCAACCTGCCGAACAACTTCCTGTACTGTAATCTTAAAAAGTCTTTGTTTTATATGATAATTATCTTCGGCTTTTGCCCTAGGTACAACACAAACAGTTATAGCATCAAAACCTAATAACTCGGGTATCTGCGGAAGATCCTCTTGTAAAACGCTTCGTAATTCTTGTACAGCAGATGATAATTTACGCTCCGAGAAATCGTTGAAAGTGTTTTTCAGGACATTCAAATAATCGGGATTTCCTGGATTTCCCATACGAGTATAGTTAACATGGTAGAATGAATTCACATTAATATTTAAATAATCATTAGCTAAAATTTGAAATTGCATCATAATGCTCTTCCCCTTAAGTTAAACGTATATTGATATTGTTTTTTGGTATTCCTGCAAGTACTGCTTTTTTAATTTCAAGAATTTCATTCTCAAACACAAGTACAGCATTTGGATCGACCTTCATCAAAGTCAAAGCGTATGCATACTTACATTGTAACCCTGACTCTAGCACATCCTCCTGATAAATTAAGCGGACGAAGTAATCTAAAATATTATGATACTGCAATGTTTCAATAGCTCTACTTTGTCTAGAGTTTGTCACTAAAATAGACTGAATCATGGGGTTGCACCTTCGTATGAAATTAGCCAGATCATTATTTAATCTAGTTTTCGGAAGGTAATCACGGAAATACTTAGCTTTGAGAGCCACAATATTTTCGAGCTGATGCTCAGTGAGACTCGGGATGCATTTTTGTAAACTTTCTCTGTTAAGCCTTTTCAGATGATCAAATTCAATATCATACTTTTTTTGTGTTACCTCGATAAGCGCACGACTATAAGCTAGATAGTTTGCATAGTCAGTATCGATCAAAGTTCCATCCATATCGCAGAAAATGCTATATCCAACAGGAACTTCATCGCCAATGTTATTCCCTTTGTGAATCACAATATTCATTTCATCAATTCATCTCACACATAATTATATACTATATAAAAACCTCCTTACATGATCTAGAAATAGAATAATCGTAGGAAAATTTAGATACAGCACCCCAAGTTAAGGTAATCGCTGACTAATATATTCCAAGGAAAACGCTAAAGTTTAATCAGCCTCTTAGAGGCTACCAACTGTCTGAAAGTAAAGAGCAAGAATTCATAATTCTTTACAAAACTCTCAAATCTTAAGTGATCGCCAGAAATTACCAGGGGATAAGGTTTAAAACTTGGTATTTGGAGATCCAGAAAACAAGCCAGATATGGTTCCCGGCACTTTATGGTCGTCGTCCCTCCCTTTTTTTACTGCCTCCCCACCCCCCTAACCCCCCGAGTGTGGGAACCGGAATTGACTTCGGCTAAAAATTACTGGAGGTTCACTGGCGAACTCCTAGCACAAATAGAACAAACAGGAGGAAAGCAACGGATGAATTTGGTAACAGTTAGAATTGTTGAAATATTGTTCCTCCTGAATGAAAAAAGTAGATTACCTCCTATCTCTGCCAAATCTGCCGACTCTCCCAATCATTAGGAAATCCCATTGCAGATAAGGACTGAGGACAAGTATAAATTAAACCCTTTAATTCCTTACCCCATTTATGACTTGGTGCAACCTGATCCATAAGATAAAGTAAAATCACTAAGGTATTGTAAATATTGCGTGAATTGCTTACAAAATCATTGCTTAAAGGTTGTCTAGAACTCGTAATTAAGATAGGGACAACTGTAAATTCTCTATTCCATAGACGGGAGTGATGGGCGCAGGTATTCCGAATCATTGCAAGGTGGTGTAACCAAGATTCAAGAAAATTTGCTCGAAGGTTATAGGTGGTGGCGATCGCCGCTTTTGTGCCAGCAAATCGAATCGTTTTAAACCATCGAGATAATAATCCAAAAGACATCACTTCACAAACAACCCAAACAGGGGGTAACGATTCAGTATAAGTCTGTTGAAAATGCTGGACAAAATCTTCTTCAGAACGATTAACTTCTCTCATTAAATCATTTAAGTTCCGTTGCCAAAAACGACGATCAAATAAGTTTTGATCAAGATGAGCATGGGAACCATGAAGATGTGCCAAATGATAGGCCCATTGGCTACGAATAGAGACTTCAATTCGTTCTATAGCATCAAGTATCAGTAAGCGAAACTCTCTGTCAAAAATGTATAAATCTAGAACATCCTGAAATCGAGTCCCTTCCCGAAACTGATGGGATGTTGAGTCTGTCTCAAAAAATAGCCAATAAGCCCTTAATCGATAATAGTTTAGATGTTTTAAGTAAAATTTTGCTTGCTCATGATCCTCGATGAGCATCCTCCTTGACTTTAGTAAACTCACTTGTTCATCAAGAGTTTTGGGCAGTTTTGAGAAAGGTCGTGACATCCACCCCGAAAGAGAGTAACCCGCCTATTTGAGGATGTTTACACACTAGCCTTGGCGGGTTTTGTTAGCTAGATCGTAGCGTGTCATCTGTCAGCAGTCAATCAAAATATCAATGGCGATCGCCAGTATAATCTCTAGTCCTTTGATCCTTATGTTGGGGGCCATCAATTTAGAGGATGAGGCACTTGCCCTAATGGAAGATGAGGAAATCTACCTCGACCCGACCATTAAGGTATTGAGCGGACATTGGAGTTCCAGGGAATAACAACCCCATACATTGGACGAAAGATAATAGCTCAAAAATTACTAGGGGTTAATGGGACGACCTGTAGGAGATCTCTAGGCGATCGCCAAAATATTCACCACGCACCAACCGATAGCTCTCTCAAGTTCTAGTTATTTTGGTTAGCGACAAACCGATTAACCAGTTCAACATCAATATCTAACTCCTTGGCAATTTCGGCAATTGTAAGACCTAATTTCTTGAGCAGGGGTATGGTTTCTAGTTTCGCCTCCAGCCTACCTTCTAGTTTGCCCTCCAATTTTCCTTCCAACCGACCCTCCAGTTTCCCGGCAATTTTACCTTCCTCTAAAATTTCTTGATAGACTGCGGATT carries:
- a CDS encoding DUF4126 family protein translates to MVYFFALIIGIIAGLRAMTAPAAMSWAAYLGYLNLGEGWLAFMGYRFTPWILTVLALGEFVTDQLPFTPSRKVPVQFGARLVSGALSGAMVGSDGGTLWGGLVAGIVGAVIGTLGGSAVRSRLATAFGRDLPAALIEDAIAIIGAIAVLGMLR
- a CDS encoding HAD hydrolase-like protein yields the protein MNIVIHKGNNIGDEVPVGYSIFCDMDGTLIDTDYANYLAYSRALIEVTQKKYDIEFDHLKRLNRESLQKCIPSLTEHQLENIVALKAKYFRDYLPKTRLNNDLANFIRRCNPMIQSILVTNSRQSRAIETLQYHNILDYFVRLIYQEDVLESGLQCKYAYALTLMKVDPNAVLVFENEILEIKKAVLAGIPKNNINIRLT
- a CDS encoding DNA-processing protein DprA; protein product: MQFTDNVLNILTAKTYRGIGKAWIVKNIKGNELIDELVNLLNQSIKEECTISVPEFEERKQIICRQFEKLRGVVDGVTAIGDLSFPLHRGVVKNSEKPIVLFYRGNLSLLEKQNKNVAVIGLLDPDKDTELFERKVVSTLVNHGVTILSGLALGCDSVAHQEALMSNGKTIAILPSPINSILPKSNEMLAEEIVKKNGLLISEYYEKANSKKQLNSRYVERNRLQALFSDCVILSASYAENSLGNDSGSRYAMNYALSYSIPRAIMYDFVLNANNSKYDLNRQLLKEDNTVIVISKDNMEESLKKILSVPSELPAKTWVQKNLFE
- a CDS encoding Abi family protein codes for the protein MLIEDHEQAKFYLKHLNYYRLRAYWLFFETDSTSHQFREGTRFQDVLDLYIFDREFRLLILDAIERIEVSIRSQWAYHLAHLHGSHAHLDQNLFDRRFWQRNLNDLMREVNRSEEDFVQHFQQTYTESLPPVWVVCEVMSFGLLSRWFKTIRFAGTKAAIATTYNLRANFLESWLHHLAMIRNTCAHHSRLWNREFTVVPILITSSRQPLSNDFVSNSRNIYNTLVILLYLMDQVAPSHKWGKELKGLIYTCPQSLSAMGFPNDWESRQIWQR